A stretch of Gossypium hirsutum isolate 1008001.06 chromosome A06, Gossypium_hirsutum_v2.1, whole genome shotgun sequence DNA encodes these proteins:
- the LOC107897718 gene encoding mitogen-activated protein kinase kinase 2 isoform X2 has product MTKGKGVVSPNLKLSLPPPAETSVSKFLTESGTFKDGDLLVNKDGVRIVSQSEPEAHPPIKPSEADNDDQLSLEDLDAIKVIGKGNGGIVQLVQHKWTGQFFALKVIQMNIEDSYRKQIAKELKINQSSQCPYAVVCYQSFYNNGAISIILEYMDGGSLADFLKKVLKGLIYLHHERHIIHRDLKPSNLLINHRGEVKITDFGVSAIMTSTSGLANTFVGTYNYMSPERIIGGNYGNKSDIWSVGLVLLECATGQFPYSPPDQAAGWTNFYELMEQIVEQPPPCAPSDRFSPEFCSFISACLKKDPNERKSAQELLDLPFLNMYNDSDADLSSYFNDAGSPLATL; this is encoded by the exons ATGACGAAAGGAAAGGGAGTTGTAAGCCCTAATTTGAAGCTCTCTCTTCCTCCTCCAGCCGAGACCTCCGTCTCCAAATTTCT GACCGAAAGCGGCACATTCAAAGACGGCGATCTTCTCGTCAACAAGGACGGTGTTCGAATTGTCTCTCAATCCGAGCCTGAAGCT caTCCGCCCATTAAGCCATCAGAAGCTGACAATGACGATCAGTTGAGTTTAGAGGATTTAGATGCCATTAAAGTTATCGGAAAGGGTAATGGTGGAATTGTGCAATTGGTCCAACACAAATGGACCGGCCAGTTTTTTGCATTGAAA GTTATTCAAATGAATATTGAGGACTCGTATCGCAAGCAGATTGCAAAGGAGTTGAAAATAAACCAGTCCTCTCAGTGTCCATATGCTGTTGTTTGTTATCAGTCTTTCTATAACAATGGTGCCATTTCAATCATCTTGGAGTATATGGATGGTGGATCCTTAGCAGACTTTCTGAAAAAG GTGCTCAAGGGTTTGATATATCTTCACCACGAAAGACACATTATCCACCGTGACTTAAAGCCATCTAACTTGTTAATAAATCATAGAGGCGAAGTCAAGATCACTGACTTTGGAGTGAGTGCAATAATGACAAGCACCTCAGGGCTAGCAAACACTTTTGTCGGCACATACAACTATATGTCT CCTGAGAGAATTATTGGTGGCAATTATGGCAATAAAAGTGACATTTGGAGCGTGGGACTGGTGTTGCTTGAATGTGCAACTGGTCAATTCCCATATTCCCCACCAGACCAGGCAGCAGGATGGACAAATTTTTATGAGCTCATGGAACAAATTGTTGAACAACCACCACCTTGTGCACCTTCAGATCGATTTTCTCCTGAGTTTTGCTCGTTTATTTCTGCATG TTTAAAGAAAGACCCAAACGAGAGAAAGTCAGCACAGGAACTGCTG GATTTGCCTTTCTTGAACATGTATAATGACTCAGATGCTGATCTTTCATCTTACTTCAATGATGCTGGATCACCGCTCGCAACACTTTAG
- the LOC107897718 gene encoding mitogen-activated protein kinase kinase 2 isoform X1, whose translation MTKGKGVVSPNLKLSLPPPAETSVSKFLTESGTFKDGDLLVNKDGVRIVSQSEPEAHPPIKPSEADNDDQLSLEDLDAIKVIGKGNGGIVQLVQHKWTGQFFALKVIQMNIEDSYRKQIAKELKINQSSQCPYAVVCYQSFYNNGAISIILEYMDGGSLADFLKKVKSIPEPYLAVICKQVLKGLIYLHHERHIIHRDLKPSNLLINHRGEVKITDFGVSAIMTSTSGLANTFVGTYNYMSPERIIGGNYGNKSDIWSVGLVLLECATGQFPYSPPDQAAGWTNFYELMEQIVEQPPPCAPSDRFSPEFCSFISACLKKDPNERKSAQELLDLPFLNMYNDSDADLSSYFNDAGSPLATL comes from the exons ATGACGAAAGGAAAGGGAGTTGTAAGCCCTAATTTGAAGCTCTCTCTTCCTCCTCCAGCCGAGACCTCCGTCTCCAAATTTCT GACCGAAAGCGGCACATTCAAAGACGGCGATCTTCTCGTCAACAAGGACGGTGTTCGAATTGTCTCTCAATCCGAGCCTGAAGCT caTCCGCCCATTAAGCCATCAGAAGCTGACAATGACGATCAGTTGAGTTTAGAGGATTTAGATGCCATTAAAGTTATCGGAAAGGGTAATGGTGGAATTGTGCAATTGGTCCAACACAAATGGACCGGCCAGTTTTTTGCATTGAAA GTTATTCAAATGAATATTGAGGACTCGTATCGCAAGCAGATTGCAAAGGAGTTGAAAATAAACCAGTCCTCTCAGTGTCCATATGCTGTTGTTTGTTATCAGTCTTTCTATAACAATGGTGCCATTTCAATCATCTTGGAGTATATGGATGGTGGATCCTTAGCAGACTTTCTGAAAAAGGTTAAATCAATTCCCGAACCCTATCTTGCTGTGATATGTAAGCAG GTGCTCAAGGGTTTGATATATCTTCACCACGAAAGACACATTATCCACCGTGACTTAAAGCCATCTAACTTGTTAATAAATCATAGAGGCGAAGTCAAGATCACTGACTTTGGAGTGAGTGCAATAATGACAAGCACCTCAGGGCTAGCAAACACTTTTGTCGGCACATACAACTATATGTCT CCTGAGAGAATTATTGGTGGCAATTATGGCAATAAAAGTGACATTTGGAGCGTGGGACTGGTGTTGCTTGAATGTGCAACTGGTCAATTCCCATATTCCCCACCAGACCAGGCAGCAGGATGGACAAATTTTTATGAGCTCATGGAACAAATTGTTGAACAACCACCACCTTGTGCACCTTCAGATCGATTTTCTCCTGAGTTTTGCTCGTTTATTTCTGCATG TTTAAAGAAAGACCCAAACGAGAGAAAGTCAGCACAGGAACTGCTG GATTTGCCTTTCTTGAACATGTATAATGACTCAGATGCTGATCTTTCATCTTACTTCAATGATGCTGGATCACCGCTCGCAACACTTTAG
- the LOC107897718 gene encoding mitogen-activated protein kinase kinase 2 isoform X3, with translation MTKGKGVVSPNLKLSLPPPAETSVSKFLTESGTFKDGDLLVNKDGVRIVSQSEPEAVIQMNIEDSYRKQIAKELKINQSSQCPYAVVCYQSFYNNGAISIILEYMDGGSLADFLKKVKSIPEPYLAVICKQVLKGLIYLHHERHIIHRDLKPSNLLINHRGEVKITDFGVSAIMTSTSGLANTFVGTYNYMSPERIIGGNYGNKSDIWSVGLVLLECATGQFPYSPPDQAAGWTNFYELMEQIVEQPPPCAPSDRFSPEFCSFISACLKKDPNERKSAQELLDLPFLNMYNDSDADLSSYFNDAGSPLATL, from the exons ATGACGAAAGGAAAGGGAGTTGTAAGCCCTAATTTGAAGCTCTCTCTTCCTCCTCCAGCCGAGACCTCCGTCTCCAAATTTCT GACCGAAAGCGGCACATTCAAAGACGGCGATCTTCTCGTCAACAAGGACGGTGTTCGAATTGTCTCTCAATCCGAGCCTGAAGCT GTTATTCAAATGAATATTGAGGACTCGTATCGCAAGCAGATTGCAAAGGAGTTGAAAATAAACCAGTCCTCTCAGTGTCCATATGCTGTTGTTTGTTATCAGTCTTTCTATAACAATGGTGCCATTTCAATCATCTTGGAGTATATGGATGGTGGATCCTTAGCAGACTTTCTGAAAAAGGTTAAATCAATTCCCGAACCCTATCTTGCTGTGATATGTAAGCAG GTGCTCAAGGGTTTGATATATCTTCACCACGAAAGACACATTATCCACCGTGACTTAAAGCCATCTAACTTGTTAATAAATCATAGAGGCGAAGTCAAGATCACTGACTTTGGAGTGAGTGCAATAATGACAAGCACCTCAGGGCTAGCAAACACTTTTGTCGGCACATACAACTATATGTCT CCTGAGAGAATTATTGGTGGCAATTATGGCAATAAAAGTGACATTTGGAGCGTGGGACTGGTGTTGCTTGAATGTGCAACTGGTCAATTCCCATATTCCCCACCAGACCAGGCAGCAGGATGGACAAATTTTTATGAGCTCATGGAACAAATTGTTGAACAACCACCACCTTGTGCACCTTCAGATCGATTTTCTCCTGAGTTTTGCTCGTTTATTTCTGCATG TTTAAAGAAAGACCCAAACGAGAGAAAGTCAGCACAGGAACTGCTG GATTTGCCTTTCTTGAACATGTATAATGACTCAGATGCTGATCTTTCATCTTACTTCAATGATGCTGGATCACCGCTCGCAACACTTTAG